In one window of Thunnus thynnus chromosome 23, fThuThy2.1, whole genome shotgun sequence DNA:
- the LOC137175987 gene encoding NXPE family member 3-like: MKARACKERMVRICCSKYAAISLFLVMFVFILVLFNMDVLEFQHEVITTFPAPRPHLQHHICCFQPWSPEDALEERFLLDSIAWPETPSLPVPLSLEQTTDPAHSTFTILPEEGGRQWHVGDQLEVMIKTYDFKGHPKKSGGDVLLARLHNQVLGAGVAGQVLDHLNGSYSAVFFLLWEGSAQVEVTLVHPSEAVTVLQRLTREQPDRVHFKSVFRSGSVSETTTCNVFLRPTQQPLCNYTDLHTGDPWFCYKPKKLSCDTRIKHSMGGFNQKLKAKEEMLFKSGVNMKVSIKASGSANVNVLPKMKGQPEVKSSSVKSGPSGYYYQDVWRALDGTTVRQFNTSSAISQCLKGKVVHLYGDSTIRQWFEHLNAALPGLKEFKLHNLKQVGPFMALDYANNILVTYRCHGPPIRFSNVPTNELRYIANELDDLVGGINTVVVLGIWSHFSTFPIELYIWRLQSIRRAVVRLLDRAPGTLVIIRTANLKALSLYETLTNSDWYSLQRDKVLRAMFKGLNVHLVDAWEMVLAHHLPHSLHPQPPIIKNMIDVLLSHICPKNGS; encoded by the exons ATGAAGGCCAGAGCTTGTAAAGAAAGGATGGTCCGCATTTGCTGTTCAAAGTATGCTGCCATCTCCCTTTTCCTGGTTATGTTTGTCTTCATCCTTGTGCTTTTTAACATGGACGTCCTGGAG TTTCAGCATGAAGTGATCACCACTTTCCCTGCTCCAAGACCTCACTTACAACACCATATCTGCTGCTTCCAACCATGGTCCCCTGAAGATGCTCTGGAGGAACGCTTCCTATTAGACTCCATTGCTTGGCCTGAAACTCCATCCTTGCCAGTTCCTCTTTCCCTGGAGCAGACCACCGATCCTGCCCACAGCACCTTCACTATTCTCCCAGAGGAGGGTGGGCGACAGTGGCATGTAGGGGATCAGCTGGAAGTTATGATCAAAACGTATGACTTCAAGGGCCATCCTAAGAAGTCTGGGGGAGATGTCTTACTCGCCCGTCTGCACAACCAAGTACTTGGTGCAGGTGTGGCTGGACAAGTGCTGGATCATCTCAATGGCTCCTactctgctgtattttttttactctggGAGGGAAGCGCACAGGTTGAG GTGACACTGGTTCACCCCAGTGAGGCTGTCACGGTGCTGCAAAGGTTGACCAGAGAACAGCCAGACAGGGTTCATTTCAAGAGTGTCTTCCGCTCAGGCTCAGTGTCTGAAACTACCACCTGTAATGTCTTCCTGCGTCCAACCCAGCAGCCACTGTGCAACTACACTGACCTCCACACAGGTGATCCGTGGTTCTGCTACAAGCCAAAGAAATTGAGCTGTGATACCAGGATCAAGCACTCCATGGGAGGATTCAATCAAAAACTCAAGGCCAAGGAGGAAATGCTCTTTAAAAG tGGTGTCAACATGAAAGTCTCCATTAAGGCTTCAGGATCAGCCAATGTCAACGTGTTGCCAAAAATGAAAG GTCAACCAGAGGTAAAGAGCAGCAGTGTGAAGTCTGGACCTTCTGGCTATTACTATCAGGATGTGTGGCGGGCCCTAGATGGCACCACAGTCCGCCAGTTCAACACATCCTCTGCTATAAGTCAGTGTCTTAAAGGCAAGGTGGTCCACCTGTATGGAGACTCTACCATCAGGCAGTGGTTTGAACACCTCAATGCAGCACTACCAG GTCTCAAGGAGTTTAAGCTGCACAACCTGAAGCAAGTTGGGCCCTTTATGGCCTTAGACTATGCAAACAACATTCTGGTGACGTACCGCTGCCACGGTCCCCCTATCCGTTTTTCCAACGTCCCAACCAATGAGCTGCGCTACATTGCCAATGAACTAGATGATTTAGTTGGAGGCATCAATACTGTTGTCGTTCTTGGCATCTGGTCTCACTTCAGCACCTTCCCCATTGAGCTCTACATCTGGCGACTGCAGAGCATCCGCAGAGCGGTAGTGCGGCTGCTGGACAGGGCTCCAGGTACGCTAGTTATCATCCGGACAGCAAACCTCAAAGCATTGTCTCTTTATGAGACATTGACCAACAGTGACTGGTACTCGCTGCAGCGTGACAAGGTGCTCAGGGCCATGTTCAAAGGACTGAATGTCCATCTAGTGGATGCCTGGGAGATGGTCTTGGCCCACCACCTGCCACACAGCCTCCATCCACAACCTCCCATTATTAAGAATATGATCGACGTCCTCTTATCCCACATATGCCCTAAAAATGGCAGctag